From the Labeo rohita strain BAU-BD-2019 chromosome 21, IGBB_LRoh.1.0, whole genome shotgun sequence genome, the window AAATCTTCTTTTCCCCTTCCAGTTTTGAGGTAATGAAGCAAGACTTATCGTTTGGGCAGGAAGAGATACGGCTTTTCAATTAGCACAGTTAATACGTAACCTACAGAGACTGTCAACAGCAGGTGACCCAGAAACAGGTAGAACTGaggacataaaaaataaaagaagacaaaaTGATCATTAAATATGGCATcgagaaaaagaataaaaagattatacactaccagtcaaaagatttttgttttttttaaagaagtctcttctgctcaccaagcctgcatttatttgatccaaaatacagcaaaagcagtaatattgtgaaatatttttactatttaaaataactgctttcaactttaatatttttttttttaaaaaaaagctaaattttcagaatcattactccagtcttcagtgtcacacgatccttcaaaaatgattctaatatgctgatttgctgtttaagaaacatttttattattattattatcatcaatatttaaaatagcagtttttttcaggatcagcatttattggaaatgaaaagcttttgtaacattatacccttaaatatatatatatatatatatatatatatattttttttttttggtattatacaaattaatacttctattaaTACTTCTAAAATCAGaatatagaatgatttctgaaggatcatgtgactggagtaattcagctttgaaatcacaggaataaattacatttttaaaatttattcaaatagaaaacagttattttaaatagtaatttttttttttttactgtttttgctgtactttggatcaaataaatgcaaacctggtgagtagaagagaagagtatatatatatatatatatatatatagtaatgatgcttaaagttcagctttgccattacagaaataaattacattttaaagtattttaaaatagaaaatggatTTAAATGCACACCactatttgcatttatttgaagggAATACTTACAAAGTTGAAGTCTGTGTAATGCATGGTTGTCTCTTGTTTGCCATTGTACAGTATAATAATGATGGGGTGGATCAGATAACAGGCAAAGCTGATATTGGACAGAGGAGCCCAAAGGTCTAAAGACAGAATTTTATCCACAAAACCTGTGCAGAGATAAATATTTAGGTACATTTTAATGGAAGCCacttatatgcattttatttcaatgtttagTTACGTTATCTCttattaattactaaaaataagctttcaaaGCTCTTTATTTTACCTCCGTATCCTTCTTCGCAGGCCAGGATGATCCAGACCAAAGCCAGGGCCCAAAGTGAGCGGTGCGTCCCCTGATAAACAGCATGGGGAAGAGACGGATAGGGCGGGACATCTCTCAGCACATATGCAAATCCCACTAACAAGGCCATGACTGACAGCGAGCAGAGCCAACCTATGACTGCCTGCCACTGTGACAAAGCAAAAACGATCTGTTATGAGactgaatattcatttttgctgtaaaaaagcaataaaaagcaataaagaAATTGCCTGTTGCTTTATAAGTGTCTCCTTCTTGGTTGTCATGTATATTCCAGCAAGAATGCCCAGTAGATACGGCCCGTATCTTGTGTAGGGTTTATTGTAGTAATACTGAAAATAGCTTTCGTATGCCCTGAAACAAGTACAGAATATTGCATTTGAAAAGCAATCTGAAATAATTAGGTAACATTTGAGTGAACAAAAATCAGACTATTGGTACTAAAGCTGCCTTGGTATTGCATTTGGCAGCTGCTGGAGGCCGTAATCATAGTGTTTTAGAAATGCATGCATTGCCTGTGTGATTATGTCTCATTGGGAATGTTTTCTCAGTTTAACGCTGCAATTAAGAAATGATCTCTTACAGTGTTGTTGGCTGGTGCACAGGGAGATGAAGCAAACCGGTGATCAGGGCTCCTGTCACACTGGAGATCATTAGGAGAATAACCGACACGATGAAAAGCAGGCTTTTGTTTCTGGAAATAAGCAAATAGGTGATGTTTACTACATGGGTGAAcctcacaaaacctgtcaagaacatttcagattttgctcaaaaaattgctcaaaaataaagaaatgaaaactcatggtttgtttaaagaaaacaaagccTGTTTTAAGAACTATTACGATATTTTGCAATGCATTCTTAttactgcaataaaaaaatcattctttttACTAATGCaagcaaggatacattaaattaaaagtaacagTGGTAagataaagttacaaaagatttatatttaaaatgacttcttttgaactttatattcatcaaagaataataaaaaaaactatccagttttaaaaaaaatagcacacaaaaaatattgaaaataataaatatttcgtATTAAGCATACtgcaatgatttctgaaggatcgtgtgacattaatagataaattaaaatgacattagaaataaattacatttttaaaatatattacagtaggAAAccattcttttaaattgcaataatatttcacaggagtttgtttttacaaaatcttacagaccataaaaacttttaaaagacagtgtaaataaaaaaataaataaaaaaatattgcaagtgaagaataaataaataaataaaacattattatttcattattttattactttatttaaggACATGTACTATGTTAGAAtctaatgataattaaaaaaatacattagtgcattacagtaatgaagcatatgtgtgtgtgtgtgtgtgtgtgtgtgtgtgtgtatatatatatatatatatatatatatatatatacacttttgtTCTACTGTTctatattactttattatagTACATTTACTGTTACAATCTACTGAGAAtcaccaaaaaacaaaataaatatataaaaaattaaattaattagtgCATTACTGCATTACTGTAAtgatgcaatatatatatatatatatatatatatatatatatatgtatatattctatgttcatttattaaattctgtatttattattcaggCAAAAGAGCTGAACTTACATTCTGTATAGGAATATCAGAAAAGGTGTTGTTGCATAGAACTGAAAGTCAATGGAGAGATACCACGTCCAGGGggcacacttaaaaaaaaaaaacatttttcattataaaaatgtgaTGTTCAACATATGTTGtgttaatgaaaattaatcaACAGATTCATCTAAACATACAATGTCTGTGATGGTGAAGAGGTTGTTGATGAGGAGCAGGTTTGACCACCAGTATTTCTTACAGCTGAAAACCTCATCCTCTGCTATGAACCAGAAGACCCCTTTCTGAACGACGGAGAAGAGTCCAATGGTCAGACACACGATGAAGAGGTGAAGAGGTTGAATCCTAGACACAAGGCAAGAATAATATGGCATTAAGGCAGATGATCATCAGAAAATCAAGCCTTGGTGTAGAACTAACGTGTCTTGACTGGAAGCTATAAAACTAACCTCTTAAACCGCTTGAAAAGGAACTGGGCCACCAGACTGATGCTAAGCGTGTTATCTGACCTCTGGATGGAGCTCAGCAGTGATTTGGCACTAAGAAGACCACTGgcacaagcaaacaaacaagacaCTGTCAATATTAATAAGCCAGTTAATCTTAAAACCATATCATATCCCTTTTATGGACCACAATAATTCGGAACAAGCAAATCTTTTTGGTGGATTTGGAATGACTTGCGGGTGAGcaatttatgacagaattttcattttttggtgaactgtccctttaagacttgAGAAAGTCTTAGACTtgacaatgttttatatttctaaaatggCACGTCTAATATGAGATATGGTCTCTGCTGGTTTCAGGCGTTCTTACCCCAGCAGCAGAAAAGAGTCAACCGCTAGATACACTGGTCCACTGAAGGCCAAAACATACAAAGGATTCCTCTCTACCATTTCCTTCCATCTCTTATCATTATCTATGTGGAAACAAATCAGGTGAAATTTCAAGACATGGACAAAATGTCTCAAAGTTAAAGTACAGACAGTGATATCTCCCCCTTCCCCTCACTATTACCCAGGTTACTCCAGGCGCTGAGCTGCACGGTGTGGCCTGAGATAATCCAGAGTAAACTGAGGATACGGATGCCATTTAGAGATGAATAACTGCTTCCAGAGCTTTCTGTGGCGAGTAACCCCTGACTGCTATTCTGTACAGAGAATGCCTGAAGGAATGATAACACAGCTGAAAAAGAGAATATGTAATGAAGAGAGGAAGGGAAAGGGGGAAATAATGTGAGAAAAGAgcatgaggagaaaaaaaacaatcaattaaAATGGGACGAATCAGAGCGGTCACATTTGCTATAAATGGTAAGATCACTGTctatatgtctgtgtgtgtgtgtgtacttgctCTTTGAGATGCTCTGCTGGTCATTTTCTGCATTCTGGTCCCTCGCTTGTGTGGTATCTGGGGCAGCGTTGCTTTCTTTACATTGACTGGCTGAGCCATTAGTCAAGAGAGCACCGTATTGGTTGGTGTTTGATGTATGAGCAAAACTCAGCCCTGGTCTCACTTCTTTCATTTGCTTCCTTTTTATTACCGCCACACAGATGGAAGCTATGAGAGGAAGTGCCAGTAATGCACAACACACAAACCTGAGACACACAAAACACTAATTCAGACCTGAAATCTTAATTATGATAACAATTGTGAAAGTTTTTggtccaagaaaaaaaaatctatttggaATTGCAACCACCTAGAAAGCCAGAACACTGGAGCATctacctagcaacaccctagcaagcacctagcaacaccctaacacccagaacaccctagcatctacctagcaacaccctagcaagcTCCTAGCAACACGCtaccacccaaaacacactagcatcta encodes:
- the oacyl gene encoding O-acyltransferase like protein, which gives rise to MTGHMSIFSSIMCPALIIFKPVKPQNETLCKMLGLTWSAVTLMYLFVCHGACAWNVSVKCKEDTTTFLMELQKENPSKYAVLMYDAFGKIGSDVEGGNVNRPGSLRECMSVEGPDFMGQYCQVFLKQDRVEYFVGICVPDSCTESEVQTLVLYEAFEQKPISLLLSVPSILMSDSTFGIFMTQCLSDTPHADLSAIVCLFVCCALLALPLIASICVAVIKRKQMKEVRPGLSFAHTSNTNQYGALLTNGSASQCKESNAAPDTTQARDQNAENDQQSISKTVLSFLQAFSVQNSSQGLLATESSGSSYSSLNGIRILSLLWIISGHTVQLSAWSNLDNDKRWKEMVERNPLYVLAFSGPVYLAVDSFLLLGGLLSAKSLLSSIQRSDNTLSISLVAQFLFKRFKRIQPLHLFIVCLTIGLFSVVQKGVFWFIAEDEVFSCKKYWWSNLLLINNLFTITDICAPWTWYLSIDFQFYATTPFLIFLYRINKSLLFIVSVILLMISSVTGALITGLLHLPVHQPTTLAYESYFQYYYNKPYTRYGPYLLGILAGIYMTTKKETLIKQQWQAVIGWLCSLSVMALLVGFAYVLRDVPPYPSLPHAVYQGTHRSLWALALVWIILACEEGYGGFVDKILSLDLWAPLSNISFACYLIHPIIIILYNGKQETTMHYTDFNFFYLFLGHLLLTVSVGYVLTVLIEKPYLFLPKR